From the genome of Mycetocola spongiae, one region includes:
- a CDS encoding GNAT family N-acetyltransferase, which yields MNSVLPTVPPTIPVRADLRLRPWRDSDSDAIYRACNEAEIQRWTTVPSPYTPEDAVFFLGLTRDAWASGAGGSLALVDPARDEPIGSFGFVGYSPEESAAEIGYWIAAPARGRGYATATLDALSEYALGLVGLERVYLRIDPENSASRALARAAGYTLTERGITDARTRTPMDTFTRHAPRG from the coding sequence GTGAACTCCGTGCTGCCCACCGTGCCCCCCACCATTCCGGTGCGCGCGGATCTGCGGCTGCGTCCGTGGCGCGATTCCGATAGCGATGCCATCTATCGTGCCTGCAACGAGGCGGAGATTCAGCGCTGGACCACGGTACCGTCGCCGTATACCCCCGAGGATGCCGTATTTTTCCTGGGCCTCACCCGTGATGCCTGGGCCTCGGGGGCGGGCGGGTCGCTGGCGCTGGTGGATCCCGCGCGGGACGAACCCATCGGGTCCTTTGGCTTTGTGGGCTATTCGCCCGAGGAATCGGCGGCGGAGATCGGCTATTGGATCGCCGCTCCCGCGCGCGGCCGCGGCTATGCCACCGCCACGCTGGATGCCCTGAGCGAATACGCGCTGGGCCTCGTGGGACTCGAGCGCGTATATCTGCGCATTGACCCGGAAAACTCCGCGTCCCGCGCACTCGCCCGCGCCGCGGGCTATACCCTCACCGAGCGCGGTATCACCGATGCGCGCACGCGCACACCGATGGATACCTTCACCCGGCATGCCCCGCGGGGCTAG
- a CDS encoding globin, producing the protein MYERFGGRPAFETLVNEFYRGIADDPVLRPMYPEEDLGPATERMLLFLEQYWGGPGTYSERRGHPRLRMRHNAFKVNPEARDRWLLHMRAGVDKMALPPADEAILWDYLSRAAVAMVNTFED; encoded by the coding sequence ATGTATGAGCGCTTCGGCGGCCGCCCCGCGTTTGAGACGCTCGTGAACGAGTTTTATCGCGGCATCGCCGATGACCCGGTGCTGCGCCCGATGTACCCGGAGGAGGACCTCGGTCCGGCCACCGAGCGCATGCTGCTCTTCCTGGAGCAGTACTGGGGAGGCCCCGGAACCTATAGCGAACGCCGCGGCCACCCGCGCCTGCGGATGCGCCATAACGCCTTTAAGGTCAATCCCGAGGCGCGGGATCGCTGGCTGCTGCATATGCGCGCGGGCGTGGATAAGATGGCGCTTCCGCCCGCCGATGAGGCCATCCTCTGGGACTACCTCTCCCGCGCGGCCGTGGCGATGGTTAATACGTTTGAGGACTAG
- a CDS encoding mechanosensitive ion channel family protein — protein MAATPDPNAPATPTDNVIQGIWDAIDAFFKSPFGALAWTLVVIVGAVIVSWILRLLIRRVVVQIVNGVKKNQGAEDTQALSVSPLAAVRLVQRTRTLGSVLSNIVNVTVVIIAVVMIVNRLDSGLIGSLALLTAALGAGLGFGAQNIVKDVFNGLFMVMEDQLGVGDVVDLGSTVPFATGVVERVGIRVTQLRDVNGTLWFVRNGEILRVGNMSQGWARVIVDLAVPYDSDINLAQEQALATATTLAQEPKWRSRIVERPEMWGIESVSDEALVIRVVIKTRTTAKDDVSRELRARLFRDFEAQGIHLPSLEGVVLQGFDSAGSVMGAKPPRTRPVSTQDRSLTKPPPSRKTLPKKSAAESAAEARIAPGTQPATKHPSQFTAPDATRPTTIQPPAPGASRRESRDTAHPDTPDTPPASTEGSDSR, from the coding sequence ATGGCAGCAACCCCCGATCCGAACGCCCCCGCTACCCCGACCGATAACGTCATCCAGGGGATCTGGGACGCAATCGACGCGTTTTTTAAATCCCCCTTTGGTGCTCTCGCCTGGACCCTCGTGGTCATCGTGGGCGCGGTCATCGTGTCCTGGATTCTGCGCCTGCTGATTCGCCGCGTGGTGGTCCAGATCGTTAACGGCGTCAAGAAGAATCAGGGCGCCGAGGATACCCAGGCGCTGAGCGTATCCCCCCTCGCGGCCGTGCGCCTCGTGCAGCGCACCCGCACGCTGGGGAGTGTGCTGAGCAATATTGTCAACGTCACGGTGGTTATCATCGCCGTGGTCATGATCGTGAACCGGCTCGACTCCGGGCTGATCGGCTCGCTGGCGCTGCTCACAGCCGCGCTTGGTGCCGGCCTGGGTTTTGGTGCGCAGAATATCGTCAAGGACGTCTTTAACGGCCTGTTTATGGTCATGGAGGATCAGCTCGGCGTGGGCGATGTGGTGGACCTCGGCTCCACCGTGCCCTTCGCCACGGGGGTGGTGGAGCGCGTGGGTATCCGCGTGACCCAGCTGCGCGATGTCAACGGCACGCTCTGGTTTGTGCGCAACGGAGAGATTCTGCGCGTGGGCAATATGTCCCAGGGCTGGGCGCGCGTCATCGTGGACCTCGCCGTGCCCTATGACTCCGATATAAACCTCGCCCAGGAGCAGGCCCTCGCCACCGCCACCACGCTCGCGCAGGAGCCCAAGTGGCGCTCGCGGATCGTGGAGCGCCCCGAGATGTGGGGCATCGAATCGGTCTCCGATGAGGCCCTCGTGATCCGCGTGGTAATCAAGACCCGCACCACTGCCAAGGACGACGTGAGCCGCGAATTGCGCGCCCGACTCTTCCGTGATTTTGAGGCCCAGGGCATCCACCTCCCCTCGCTCGAGGGTGTGGTCCTGCAGGGCTTTGATAGCGCCGGCAGCGTGATGGGGGCCAAGCCGCCGCGCACCCGCCCGGTATCCACGCAGGATCGTTCCCTGACCAAACCCCCGCCCAGCCGGAAGACCCTCCCCAAAAAATCCGCGGCGGAATCCGCGGCCGAGGCCCGCATTGCGCCGGGCACACAGCCGGCCACCAAGCATCCGAGCCAGTTCACCGCGCCCGATGCCACCCGTCCCACCACCATCCAGCCCCCGGCGCCCGGCGCGTCTCGGCGTGAGTCGCGCGATACCGCTCACCCCGATACCCCGGATACCCCGCCCGCATCCACAGAAGGGTCCGATTCCCGATGA
- the pepN gene encoding aminopeptidase N — protein MPGENLTRIEAAERAAIVSTRSYNISIDLTRGDEVFRTVSTVDFQATAGASTFIDAITRTVHSVTLNGVALDVNDVNDGVRIRLDNLAAENTLVVDADHAYTNTGQGLHRFVDPADNEVYLYSQFEVPDSRQVYAVFEQPDLKADFTFTVTAPLAWQIISNSVTPEPVDNGDGSGTWSFEPTERMSSYITALVAGPYQVWRSELTSSDGRIIPLGVFARASMAEYMDADYIFDKTREGFAFFESKFDVPYPFPKYDQMFVPEYNMGAMENAGAVTFTETYVFRSKVTDAVKERRVVTILHELAHMWFGDLVTMKWWNDLWLNESFAEWASTIATAEATEWTEAWTTFAAMEKAWAYRQDQLPSTHPIVAEINDLEDVLVNFDGITYAKGGSVLKQLAAWVGIDAFYQGVSAYFKKHAWGNTVLGDLLVELEAASGRDLSEWSALWLETAGVNTLRPELTVSAEGVIEEFAIVQTAPEDYPTIRPHRLAIGFYNLRDGALVRESRVELDIDGGRTEIAELIGRTRPDLILLNDDDLAYAKIRLDEPSLAVATEHLAQISDPLARALVWGSAWDAARDAETPARDYVRLVLNNIATETESTTLRTTLSQVILAASAYAAEDVRVALLEEIGDTLLRFAREAEAGSDAQFQFVKYFAQVASTPAQLDAIEALASGAEKLAGLDVDTDLNWELLTALAANSRADNAEIDAALAADNTANGAKAAAQARAALPTAEAKARAWASVVEDDSAANAIVSATTIGFQRASDKDVLRSYVAPYFEAIVPLWESRAYHIAEPLISGLYPSPLVGTELRDAAVAWLNANSEQPAALRRIVLEALAGTQRALDARERDARA, from the coding sequence TTGCCCGGAGAAAACCTCACCCGAATCGAGGCCGCCGAGCGCGCGGCCATCGTCTCGACCCGGTCCTATAACATCAGCATCGACCTCACCCGCGGCGACGAGGTCTTCCGCACGGTCTCCACCGTGGACTTCCAGGCCACCGCCGGGGCCTCCACGTTCATCGACGCCATCACGCGCACCGTGCACTCGGTCACGCTAAACGGCGTGGCCCTGGACGTGAACGATGTGAACGACGGCGTTCGCATCCGCCTGGACAACCTGGCCGCCGAAAACACCCTCGTGGTCGATGCCGACCACGCCTATACCAATACCGGCCAGGGCCTGCACCGCTTTGTGGATCCCGCCGATAACGAGGTTTACCTCTACAGCCAGTTTGAGGTCCCCGATTCCCGCCAGGTCTATGCGGTTTTTGAGCAGCCCGATCTGAAGGCCGATTTTACGTTCACCGTGACCGCCCCGCTGGCCTGGCAGATCATCTCCAACTCGGTCACCCCCGAGCCGGTAGACAACGGCGATGGCTCGGGCACCTGGAGCTTCGAGCCCACCGAGCGCATGTCCAGCTATATCACCGCACTGGTGGCGGGGCCGTATCAGGTCTGGCGCAGCGAACTCACCAGCTCCGATGGCCGGATCATCCCGCTGGGCGTATTTGCCCGCGCCTCGATGGCCGAGTATATGGACGCCGATTACATCTTCGATAAGACCCGCGAGGGCTTTGCGTTCTTCGAGTCCAAATTTGATGTGCCCTATCCCTTCCCCAAATACGACCAGATGTTTGTCCCCGAGTACAACATGGGCGCGATGGAAAACGCGGGAGCGGTCACGTTCACCGAGACCTATGTATTCCGTTCCAAGGTCACCGATGCCGTGAAGGAGCGTCGTGTGGTCACGATCCTGCACGAGCTCGCCCATATGTGGTTTGGCGACCTGGTCACCATGAAGTGGTGGAACGACCTGTGGCTGAACGAGTCCTTCGCCGAGTGGGCCTCCACCATCGCCACCGCCGAGGCCACCGAGTGGACCGAGGCGTGGACCACGTTTGCCGCGATGGAAAAGGCCTGGGCCTATCGCCAGGACCAGCTGCCCAGCACGCACCCGATTGTTGCCGAGATCAACGATCTTGAGGACGTCCTGGTGAACTTCGACGGCATCACCTATGCCAAGGGCGGCTCGGTACTTAAGCAGCTCGCGGCCTGGGTGGGTATCGACGCCTTCTACCAGGGTGTCTCGGCCTATTTCAAGAAGCACGCCTGGGGCAATACCGTCCTCGGCGATCTGCTTGTGGAGCTGGAGGCCGCGAGCGGCCGCGATCTGTCCGAGTGGTCGGCCCTGTGGCTGGAGACCGCGGGGGTCAACACCCTGCGCCCCGAGCTCACCGTCTCGGCCGAGGGTGTCATCGAGGAGTTTGCCATCGTGCAGACCGCCCCCGAGGACTATCCCACGATCCGCCCGCACCGCCTCGCAATCGGCTTCTATAACCTCCGCGATGGTGCGCTCGTGCGCGAGAGCCGCGTGGAGCTGGACATCGACGGTGGCCGCACCGAGATCGCCGAGCTGATCGGCCGCACCCGCCCCGACCTGATCCTGCTCAACGATGACGACCTGGCCTATGCCAAGATCCGCCTGGACGAGCCCTCCCTCGCGGTTGCCACCGAGCACCTCGCGCAGATCTCCGATCCGCTGGCCCGCGCCCTGGTCTGGGGCAGCGCCTGGGATGCCGCGCGCGATGCCGAGACCCCGGCCCGGGATTATGTCCGCCTGGTGCTTAATAACATCGCCACCGAGACCGAGTCCACCACGCTGCGCACCACGCTCAGCCAGGTGATTCTGGCCGCGAGCGCCTATGCCGCGGAGGACGTGCGGGTGGCCCTGCTGGAGGAGATCGGCGATACCCTGCTACGCTTTGCCCGCGAGGCCGAGGCCGGGAGCGACGCCCAGTTCCAGTTTGTGAAGTATTTTGCCCAGGTGGCCTCCACCCCCGCGCAGCTGGACGCAATCGAGGCCCTGGCCTCGGGCGCCGAGAAGCTCGCCGGGCTCGACGTGGATACCGACCTGAACTGGGAGCTGCTGACCGCCCTCGCGGCGAATTCTCGTGCCGATAACGCCGAGATCGACGCCGCACTGGCAGCAGATAACACCGCCAATGGCGCCAAGGCCGCGGCCCAGGCCCGGGCCGCCCTGCCCACCGCCGAGGCCAAGGCCCGCGCCTGGGCAAGCGTTGTGGAGGATGACTCGGCAGCCAATGCCATCGTCAGCGCCACCACGATCGGCTTCCAGCGTGCCTCCGATAAGGACGTGCTGCGCTCCTATGTCGCGCCCTATTTTGAGGCCATCGTGCCGCTGTGGGAGTCCCGCGCGTATCACATCGCCGAGCCGCTGATCTCGGGCCTGTACCCCTCGCCCCTCGTGGGCACCGAGTTGCGCGATGCGGCCGTGGCCTGGCTGAACGCGAACTCGGAGCAGCCCGCCGCGCTGCGCCGGATCGTGCTGGAGGCCCTCGCGGGCACCCAGCGCGCGCTGGACGCCCGGGAGCGTGACGCCCGCGCCTAG
- a CDS encoding GntR family transcriptional regulator codes for MLLSVDPQSAAPLYEQLAAGVRAGIVDGSIADGERLPSARELAASLDLNIHTVLRAYGDLRDEGLLDLRRGRGAVITAPAQNLTEVEAALDALVAASTRAGLGAETTLALVRARLR; via the coding sequence ATGTTACTCAGCGTAGATCCGCAATCGGCGGCCCCGCTTTATGAGCAGCTCGCGGCGGGGGTGCGCGCCGGGATCGTGGACGGCAGCATCGCCGATGGTGAGCGCCTGCCGAGCGCGCGCGAGCTGGCCGCCTCCCTGGACCTGAATATTCATACAGTCCTTCGCGCCTATGGCGATCTGCGCGATGAGGGGCTGCTGGATCTGCGCCGCGGCCGCGGCGCCGTGATCACCGCCCCCGCCCAAAACCTCACCGAGGTGGAGGCCGCCCTCGACGCGCTGGTCGCCGCGAGCACCCGCGCGGGGCTCGGCGCCGAGACCACCCTCGCCCTCGTCCGCGCCCGGCTGCGCTAA
- a CDS encoding DUF1648 domain-containing protein translates to MTTQKTPVRPLDAGELRAQRLITTIAVVLPVLSGVLATAVMASWRADLPAEVITHWGTAGEPNGWMGVGWAILMPLFFAVGLGLLMGLMTRHSYRTGGSRGNVALLGAVSMGVPGLVSILLLATTVRQRTGPGQSDAAALTPILVIAGVWAVLTVVAGILLARIPARELGPDHEGTEPIIGLAANERAVWIGSARMRPLGEILISAVVYLPLLFIAYTLITGPGRMDAALWILALVCVILGLVSSTLAWRVRVDQTGVVARAKFGFPVFRVPLSQVASARVIDVDPTRDFGGWGLRSGGRGRFGIVLSSGPALEIRRRSGSSLVITTSDPATAAALLNALTRRAENGTA, encoded by the coding sequence ATGACCACCCAGAAAACCCCCGTGCGCCCCCTCGATGCCGGGGAGCTGCGCGCGCAGCGCCTGATCACCACGATTGCCGTGGTGCTCCCCGTGCTCTCCGGGGTCCTCGCCACCGCCGTGATGGCGTCCTGGCGCGCGGATCTGCCCGCCGAGGTTATTACACACTGGGGCACCGCGGGGGAACCCAATGGCTGGATGGGCGTGGGTTGGGCCATTCTCATGCCGCTGTTTTTTGCCGTGGGCCTGGGCCTGCTGATGGGGCTGATGACCCGGCATAGCTATCGCACGGGAGGCTCGCGCGGCAATGTGGCCCTGCTCGGGGCCGTGAGCATGGGTGTGCCCGGGCTGGTATCGATCCTGCTGCTGGCCACCACCGTGCGCCAGCGCACGGGCCCCGGGCAATCGGACGCCGCGGCACTCACGCCGATCCTGGTGATCGCCGGGGTCTGGGCCGTGCTGACCGTGGTTGCCGGCATCCTGCTCGCGCGCATCCCCGCGCGCGAGCTGGGCCCGGACCACGAGGGCACGGAGCCGATCATCGGGCTCGCCGCAAATGAGCGCGCCGTGTGGATCGGCTCGGCCCGGATGCGCCCGCTCGGGGAGATCCTCATCTCCGCGGTGGTCTATCTGCCGCTGCTTTTTATCGCCTATACGCTGATCACCGGCCCCGGGCGCATGGACGCCGCGCTGTGGATTCTCGCCCTGGTCTGCGTGATCCTGGGGTTGGTCTCCAGCACGCTGGCCTGGCGCGTGCGCGTGGACCAGACGGGTGTGGTGGCCCGCGCCAAATTTGGCTTTCCCGTGTTCCGGGTGCCGCTGTCCCAGGTGGCCTCGGCCCGCGTGATTGACGTGGACCCCACGCGCGATTTTGGCGGCTGGGGCCTGCGCTCGGGCGGCCGCGGCCGCTTTGGCATCGTGCTGTCCTCCGGGCCCGCGCTGGAGATTCGCCGCCGCAGCGGATCCAGCCTGGTGATTACAACCAGCGATCCGGCCACCGCCGCGGCCCTGCTGAACGCGCTCACCCGGCGCGCGGAGAACGGCACCGCGTGA
- a CDS encoding mycothiol-dependent nitroreductase Rv2466c family protein: MSEDAIPTVDFWFDPSCPWAWMTSRWVDNVAAQRELNITWHPMSLAVLNENNDLDEEWTERLRVVLRYNRLVTGVSEEAGPEHVKPLYDALGSRIHPGGREDQDAVIAEALAEVGLDARFAALADSEAHDAALRESHAAGINLVGQDVGTPVIAINGVAFFGPVISPAPSGEEALRLWDGVVAVSSYPGFFELKRSRTVGPIFN; the protein is encoded by the coding sequence ATGAGCGAAGACGCAATCCCCACCGTAGATTTTTGGTTTGACCCGAGCTGCCCCTGGGCGTGGATGACGTCCCGCTGGGTGGATAACGTGGCCGCACAGCGGGAACTTAATATCACCTGGCATCCGATGAGCCTCGCGGTACTCAACGAAAATAACGACCTCGACGAGGAGTGGACCGAGCGCCTGCGCGTGGTCCTGCGCTATAACCGCCTGGTCACCGGCGTCTCCGAGGAGGCCGGACCCGAGCACGTGAAGCCGCTTTATGATGCCCTCGGCAGCCGCATCCACCCGGGTGGGCGCGAGGACCAGGACGCCGTGATCGCAGAGGCACTCGCCGAGGTGGGCCTGGACGCCCGATTTGCGGCGCTGGCCGATTCCGAAGCCCACGATGCCGCACTGCGCGAGAGCCACGCGGCGGGCATTAACCTGGTGGGTCAGGACGTGGGAACCCCTGTCATCGCGATCAACGGCGTGGCCTTCTTTGGCCCCGTGATCTCCCCGGCCCCCTCCGGCGAGGAGGCGCTGCGCCTCTGGGACGGCGTGGTCGCGGTATCCTCATATCCTGGCTTCTTTGAGCTTAAGCGGTCGCGTACCGTTGGCCCGATCTTCAACTAA
- a CDS encoding ribose-5-phosphate isomerase, translating to MRIHVATDHAGLDFSRALQDHLSSAGHEVIDHGPREYDALDDYPAFCINAAAAVVADRAAGIPALGVVFGGSGNGEQIAANKVHGARAALVWNLATAELAREHNDANVISIGARQHEESEVIAFVDAFINEPFSGEERHARRIAQLAEYEATGTIAGKGIHAVQA from the coding sequence ATGCGCATTCACGTCGCCACCGATCACGCCGGCCTCGACTTTAGCCGGGCCCTGCAGGACCACCTGAGCTCCGCCGGGCACGAGGTCATCGACCACGGCCCCCGCGAATACGACGCCCTGGACGACTATCCGGCGTTCTGCATTAACGCCGCCGCCGCCGTGGTGGCCGATCGGGCCGCCGGTATCCCCGCGCTCGGCGTGGTCTTTGGCGGCTCGGGCAACGGCGAGCAGATCGCCGCCAATAAGGTGCACGGCGCGCGCGCCGCCCTGGTCTGGAACCTCGCCACCGCCGAGCTCGCCCGCGAACATAACGACGCCAACGTCATCTCGATTGGTGCCCGCCAGCACGAGGAATCCGAGGTGATCGCGTTTGTTGACGCCTTCATCAACGAGCCCTTCAGCGGCGAGGAGCGGCACGCCCGCCGGATCGCGCAGCTCGCCGAATATGAGGCCACCGGCACCATCGCCGGCAAGGGTATTCACGCGGTCCAGGCCTAA
- a CDS encoding Fpg/Nei family DNA glycosylase, whose protein sequence is MPEGHSVHRIARQFRRNFLDAPITASSPQGRFAEGAEVLSGRSLHRVDAVGKQMFAEFDGDLWLRVHLGLYGAWDFAGMISTDPTIASASGRMGQTNLRGTFLESDLIDRGGEDSIASIGAPRNTRMRMSEQTRNLAGPEDESFPPAPIGAVRLRLLTETAVADLRGPTACELLTPAQVNAVIDRLGPDPLMDDSAAAEQKFVEAVRRRGVAIGQLLMDQSVVAGIGNVYRAEILFRARLSPHTPGKLIPEDVLRALWRDWSVLLTIGVETGQMMTMDNLSHEDYVNAMANLGDRHWVYKREGLPCRRCGTNIALEVMQARKLYWCPGCQL, encoded by the coding sequence GTGCCCGAGGGTCACTCCGTCCACCGCATTGCGCGGCAGTTTCGGCGTAATTTCCTGGACGCTCCGATCACCGCGTCCAGCCCGCAGGGGCGCTTTGCCGAGGGCGCGGAGGTCCTGAGCGGGCGCAGCCTGCACCGGGTGGACGCCGTGGGTAAGCAGATGTTCGCCGAGTTCGACGGCGACCTCTGGCTGCGCGTGCACCTCGGGCTCTACGGGGCCTGGGATTTTGCCGGAATGATCAGCACCGATCCGACCATCGCAAGCGCGAGTGGGCGGATGGGACAGACCAATCTGCGCGGCACGTTCCTGGAATCGGATCTGATCGACCGCGGCGGCGAGGACTCGATTGCGAGCATCGGTGCGCCCCGCAATACCCGGATGCGGATGTCCGAGCAGACCCGAAACCTGGCCGGCCCCGAGGACGAGTCCTTCCCGCCCGCGCCGATCGGTGCGGTGCGGCTGCGACTGCTGACCGAGACGGCCGTGGCCGATTTGCGCGGCCCCACGGCCTGCGAATTATTAACCCCCGCGCAGGTGAACGCCGTGATCGATCGGCTCGGCCCGGACCCGCTGATGGATGATTCGGCGGCCGCGGAACAAAAATTTGTGGAAGCCGTGCGCCGCCGCGGTGTGGCCATCGGCCAGCTGCTTATGGACCAGTCGGTGGTGGCCGGAATCGGCAATGTTTATCGCGCGGAGATTCTCTTTCGTGCCCGGCTCAGCCCGCATACCCCGGGCAAGCTGATCCCCGAGGACGTGCTGCGCGCGCTGTGGCGGGACTGGAGCGTGCTGCTCACGATCGGCGTGGAGACCGGCCAGATGATGACGATGGATAACCTCAGCCACGAGGACTATGTCAACGCGATGGCCAATCTGGGGGATCGGCACTGGGTTTATAAGCGCGAGGGTTTGCCCTGCCGCCGCTGCGGAACCAATATTGCCCTCGAGGTAATGCAGGCCCGCAAGCTGTACTGGTGCCCGGGCTGTCAGCTCTAG